The Nycticebus coucang isolate mNycCou1 chromosome 8, mNycCou1.pri, whole genome shotgun sequence genome has a window encoding:
- the OGG1 gene encoding N-glycosylase/DNA lyase isoform X4 has translation MGHRTLASTRALWASIPCPLSELRLDLVLASGQSFRWREQSPAHWSGVLADHVWTLTQIEEQLYCTVYRGDKGWVGRPTLEELEAVREYFQLDVSLTQLYRHWGSVDSHFKEVAQKFQGVRLLRQDPIECLFSFICSSNNNITRITGMVERLCQAFGPRLIQLDDVTYYGFPSLQALAGG, from the exons ATGGGGCATCGTACTCTAGCCTCCACGCGGGCCCTGTGGGCCTCCATTCCATGTCCACTGTCTGAGCTGCGCCTGGACCTGGTTCTGGCTTCTGGACAGTCCTTTCG GTGGAGGGAGCAAAGCCCTGCACACTGGAGTGGTGTACTGGCGGACCATGTTTGGACACTGACTCAAATTGAGGAGCAGCTCTACTGCACTGTGTACCGAGGGGACAAGGGCTGGGTTGGCAGGCCCACACTAGAGGAGCTGGAGGCTGTACGTGAGTACTTCCAGCTAGATGTCAGCCTGACTCAACTGTATCGCCACTGGGGTTCCGTGGACTCCCATTTCAAAGAGGTGGCTCAGAAATTCCAAG GTGTGAGACTGCTGCGACAGGACCCCATCGAAtgccttttctctttcatctgtTCCTCCAACAACAACATCACCCGCATCACTGGCATGGTGGAGCGGCTGTGCCAGGCCTTTGGACCTCGGCTCATACAGCTTGATGATGTCACCTACTATGGCTTCCCCAGCCTGCAGGCCCTGGCTG